The proteins below are encoded in one region of Segatella copri:
- a CDS encoding sensor histidine kinase, which produces MSNMKKYHGFIKSWFIISITTCIFSYLLWALMDFDTFVGTGVTFEDLCFDIVYCSFYTLFSLWVSISLGDIFVKNKISNPRFVTHILLLLLANSVWAVAFENIFDSLWHAGNDVYWDRLYVFGLIATLLTMVNACLYYCSILIRKEKENVVLTNNLLRLQMNPHFIFNSINTLADLIEENPVQAESFTLKFSEIYRYVVTHLDDETVPVHEEIHFVKNYCELQEISSPHTIHVEIAEELEICKNETLPLAIQMMVENAIKHNCHTKERPLFISVYCHGEYIIVRNVVNPIKSTLPTTQKGLSNLRLRYSLLGKELVVSNDNKYFEVKLPILSKS; this is translated from the coding sequence ATGAGTAATATGAAGAAATATCATGGTTTTATAAAGAGTTGGTTCATCATATCCATCACCACATGCATCTTTTCCTACTTGCTATGGGCACTGATGGACTTTGATACGTTTGTGGGTACAGGTGTCACTTTCGAGGACTTGTGCTTCGACATAGTATATTGTTCCTTTTACACATTATTCTCTTTGTGGGTTTCTATTTCCTTGGGTGACATTTTTGTAAAAAACAAGATAAGCAATCCTCGTTTTGTCACCCATATCCTATTGTTGTTGCTAGCCAATTCTGTTTGGGCTGTTGCATTTGAAAACATATTTGATAGCCTTTGGCATGCTGGGAACGATGTATATTGGGACAGATTATATGTTTTTGGATTAATCGCCACATTGCTGACCATGGTGAATGCGTGCCTATATTATTGCTCCATCCTCATCAGAAAAGAGAAGGAAAACGTAGTGCTTACCAATAATCTCTTGCGTCTGCAGATGAATCCGCATTTCATATTCAACAGCATCAACACGTTGGCAGACTTGATTGAGGAGAATCCTGTACAGGCAGAAAGTTTCACTCTGAAATTCTCTGAAATCTATAGATATGTAGTCACACATCTGGATGATGAGACGGTGCCAGTACATGAAGAGATTCATTTCGTGAAGAACTATTGTGAGCTTCAAGAGATAAGTTCTCCTCATACCATACATGTGGAAATTGCCGAAGAACTGGAAATATGCAAGAATGAGACCTTGCCATTGGCGATACAAATGATGGTAGAGAATGCGATAAAGCATAACTGTCATACCAAGGAAAGACCGCTTTTTATCTCAGTGTATTGTCATGGCGAATATATTATCGTTAGAAATGTAGTGAATCCGATAAAGAGCACTTTACCTACAACACAAAAGGGATTGTCAAACTTGCGTCTGCGCTATAGTCTATTAGGAAAGGAACTAGTCGTTAGTAACGACAATAAATATTTTGAAGTTAAACTTCCAATCTTATCAAAATCATGA
- a CDS encoding PD-(D/E)XK nuclease domain-containing protein, giving the protein MLFLLLYFIKEILSLGIRTDITMETKDTIYVIELKFNKSAQEALDQINNKHYTDAFALRGKTVEKIGMNFMIDEDKTIVLDWAK; this is encoded by the coding sequence ATTCTTTTTCTACTCCTATATTTCATAAAAGAGATTTTAAGTCTCGGTATAAGAACAGACATTACGATGGAAACAAAGGATACCATCTATGTGATAGAACTGAAATTTAATAAGTCGGCACAAGAGGCTCTTGACCAAATCAACAACAAGCATTATACTGATGCTTTTGCCCTAAGGGGCAAAACCGTGGAAAAGATTGGTATGAACTTTATGATTGATGAAGATAAGACGATTGTATTGGATTGGGCAAAATAG
- a CDS encoding DUF4848 domain-containing protein, with protein MKKLILAMCTASLLFSCTDDDSLSTNSAPVADNNGIEVVEVSNGNVVQGTRTLGDGELALKFDSEASFQKFKNELLNESSFARTETISKYGIKNLYDLADDADAELEKIGNEATSLSDFNAKYSEYKKKYEGLLITDASDNSDVSLYVPNADSPESYIANKDGYFVVGNEVRKISVNSENYPNYPSLPSIPGQKAPSQEGTVAGTNKVELRPRSNTKIYFEAYAQGYYLRVKMSAKKHMWYGWKNDPHRQYFFDSYLDNNFVYLGQGKYGQEAIVNRLPRYIFNNEKAVKNGFDIILGKRQTAAKFTGEFHVWSDLTSEHDKDGNDITEKVGNFVMPKCLESKAQIVKIDIL; from the coding sequence ATGAAAAAGTTAATTTTAGCAATGTGTACAGCTTCACTTCTGTTCTCATGTACAGATGATGATAGCCTAAGTACAAACTCAGCCCCAGTAGCAGACAATAATGGAATTGAGGTTGTAGAAGTATCCAATGGAAATGTTGTACAAGGTACACGAACATTGGGGGATGGAGAACTTGCGCTGAAATTTGATTCAGAGGCTAGTTTCCAGAAGTTCAAGAACGAGTTACTTAACGAGTCTAGTTTCGCAAGAACCGAGACTATTAGCAAATATGGCATCAAGAATCTTTATGATTTAGCAGATGATGCAGACGCAGAGCTTGAAAAGATTGGTAATGAGGCAACATCATTATCTGATTTCAACGCTAAATACTCAGAGTATAAAAAGAAGTATGAGGGACTGTTGATAACTGATGCTTCGGACAATTCTGATGTATCATTGTATGTACCTAATGCTGATTCACCAGAATCATATATTGCGAATAAGGATGGCTATTTCGTTGTTGGAAATGAAGTCAGAAAAATTAGTGTAAATTCTGAAAACTATCCAAATTATCCATCCCTCCCATCTATCCCTGGTCAGAAAGCACCATCACAGGAAGGTACAGTTGCTGGCACTAACAAAGTGGAACTCAGACCACGCAGCAACACCAAGATATATTTTGAAGCGTATGCTCAAGGGTATTATCTTCGAGTAAAGATGAGTGCTAAGAAACATATGTGGTATGGGTGGAAAAATGACCCACACCGTCAATATTTCTTTGATTCCTATCTTGACAACAACTTTGTCTATCTCGGACAAGGAAAATATGGACAAGAAGCCATTGTCAATAGACTTCCTAGATATATCTTCAATAACGAGAAGGCAGTAAAGAATGGCTTTGACATCATTTTAGGAAAGAGACAGACCGCTGCTAAGTTTACTGGAGAATTCCATGTCTGGTCAGACTTAACTTCAGAACATGACAAAGATGGAAATGACATAACAGAGAAAGTTGGAAATTTTGTCATGCCTAAATGCTTGGAAAGCAAAGCCCAAATTGTAAAAATAGACATTCTATAA
- a CDS encoding LytR/AlgR family response regulator transcription factor, with amino-acid sequence MKVLIIEDEERGFSRLKRLLQNIDNSMEIQGPLTTMRAVIDYLQNPHDEDVIFADIRLGDGDVFEAFLEIAPTSPVIFTTAYNEYALEAFKSNGIAYLQKPILTEELAKALTKAKALCNKVIDYSALMEKMGMATGKKWRDYFLVHIYDGFKLVKTTDISYFLSENGVVRAYLSDGNSVPINQSLNDLELQLNPNLFFRVSRQYMVNIERIDKLTNFFKYKMTISLHGFPELRIVVSKDKIMKLKNWLDR; translated from the coding sequence ATGAAAGTTTTAATCATAGAAGACGAAGAACGTGGTTTTTCAAGACTGAAACGCCTCTTGCAAAACATAGACAACTCTATGGAAATACAAGGACCGTTAACAACAATGAGAGCGGTCATCGACTATCTGCAAAATCCGCATGACGAGGATGTAATCTTTGCGGATATAAGACTGGGCGATGGTGATGTGTTCGAGGCTTTCTTGGAGATAGCCCCAACTTCTCCTGTGATATTTACCACGGCTTATAATGAATATGCCTTGGAAGCATTCAAGAGCAATGGCATCGCCTATCTTCAGAAACCGATATTGACAGAAGAATTGGCGAAAGCTCTAACAAAGGCTAAAGCCCTGTGCAATAAAGTCATAGATTACTCAGCTCTGATGGAGAAAATGGGGATGGCAACAGGTAAGAAATGGAGAGACTATTTCCTTGTGCATATCTATGATGGCTTCAAACTTGTCAAGACAACTGACATTAGTTATTTTTTATCAGAAAATGGTGTCGTTAGGGCATACCTTAGTGATGGTAATTCTGTACCCATCAACCAATCTTTGAATGACTTGGAGCTGCAATTAAATCCCAATTTGTTCTTCCGTGTCAGCCGCCAATATATGGTAAATATCGAGCGCATTGACAAACTCACCAATTTCTTCAAATACAAAATGACCATTAGCCTTCATGGATTTCCTGAGTTGCGAATTGTGGTCAGCAAAGACAAAATCATGAAATTGAAGAATTGGCTCGACAGATGA
- a CDS encoding peptidase domain-containing ABC transporter encodes MTKTIESFHQHDSMQCGIASLQMVCKYFGREYTLDSLSKLCFATTEGVSMLGINEAANTLGLHTACARISIAMLNEAPLPCILHWNQNHFVVLYKIKKSKKFYVADPGKGLVAYTLDEFKQHWISTNSNGEDKGIAMFLETTPAFFTYKMQGEEKIKEKRSFRFLFGYVKKYRKYFGQIILGLVVGSLLQLVLPFLTQSIVDVGIKDQDIGFVWLILLGQLMLTISRTAIDFIRRWLLLHISLRINISLVSDFFIKLLKLPMSFFDTKLMGDLMQRMNDHSRVNTFLTQQTLNITFAMLTFVVFSVVLFFYNKLVFVIFLLGSILYGGWMTLFLKRRKVLDYELFEQQAINNNKTYEFITSMQEIKLQDCEQRRRWEWEDTQADLFGVQMKSLKLQQTQEAGSIFINEVKNIIITVVAATAVIHGQMTLGMMLAVQYIIGQLNSPVEQLMNFFYSLQDVKISLERINEIHQMDDENGKEGLLTSIEDKNEGIDIKNIMFKYDPHALRKTIDDVSIHIPQGKVTAIVGASGSGKTTLIRLMLGYYSVLEGQINIGNTNINKLNKKWWRRQCGVVMQDGVIFSESIARNIAVDDGDIDKERLLKAAEIACIKDYVMALPLKFNTKIGRDGVGLSQGQKQRILIARAVYKNPDYIFLDEATNSLDANNERNIVENLDKFYKGKTVVIVAHRLSTVKNADQIVVIDHGKVVEVGNHESLTAKRGAYYNLVKNQLELGN; translated from the coding sequence ATGACCAAAACGATAGAAAGTTTTCATCAACATGATTCCATGCAATGTGGCATAGCCAGTTTGCAAATGGTATGTAAATATTTCGGCAGGGAATATACATTAGATTCTCTGTCGAAACTTTGCTTTGCCACAACGGAAGGTGTTTCAATGTTAGGAATCAATGAAGCAGCTAATACTCTTGGATTACATACGGCATGTGCGAGAATTTCTATCGCCATGTTAAACGAAGCTCCATTGCCCTGTATTCTCCATTGGAATCAGAATCACTTTGTGGTCTTATATAAGATTAAGAAATCCAAGAAGTTCTATGTAGCAGACCCAGGGAAGGGATTGGTTGCTTATACCTTAGACGAGTTCAAACAACATTGGATAAGCACGAACTCCAATGGTGAGGACAAGGGCATTGCTATGTTCTTGGAAACCACTCCTGCGTTCTTTACTTATAAGATGCAAGGTGAAGAGAAAATCAAAGAAAAGAGGTCTTTCCGCTTTCTCTTTGGGTATGTGAAGAAATACCGCAAGTATTTCGGACAAATCATCTTGGGTCTGGTAGTCGGAAGCCTCCTGCAGCTTGTCCTGCCATTCCTTACCCAATCTATCGTGGATGTCGGTATCAAGGACCAAGATATAGGTTTTGTTTGGCTGATACTCTTGGGGCAGTTGATGCTTACAATCAGCCGGACGGCAATAGACTTTATCCGCAGATGGTTGTTGCTTCACATATCCTTACGCATCAACATATCATTAGTAAGTGACTTCTTCATCAAGCTATTGAAACTGCCTATGTCTTTCTTTGATACGAAACTCATGGGCGACTTGATGCAAAGAATGAACGACCATAGCCGAGTAAATACTTTCTTGACGCAGCAGACGCTCAACATCACGTTTGCCATGCTCACCTTCGTGGTATTCTCGGTGGTACTGTTCTTCTATAATAAATTGGTGTTTGTCATTTTCCTGTTGGGAAGTATCCTCTATGGCGGATGGATGACCTTGTTCTTGAAACGGAGAAAGGTGCTCGACTATGAATTGTTTGAGCAGCAAGCTATCAACAATAACAAAACTTATGAGTTTATCACCTCCATGCAGGAAATCAAGTTGCAGGATTGTGAACAACGTAGAAGATGGGAATGGGAGGACACGCAAGCAGACTTGTTTGGGGTGCAGATGAAATCACTCAAACTCCAACAGACACAGGAGGCAGGAAGTATCTTTATCAACGAGGTGAAGAACATCATCATCACGGTAGTGGCTGCAACCGCCGTGATACATGGGCAAATGACACTTGGTATGATGCTTGCCGTGCAATACATCATCGGACAGCTCAACTCACCAGTGGAGCAACTGATGAACTTCTTCTATTCTCTGCAAGATGTGAAGATTAGCTTGGAGCGAATCAACGAGATTCACCAGATGGATGATGAAAATGGAAAGGAAGGTTTGCTAACTTCTATTGAAGATAAGAATGAGGGCATTGACATCAAGAACATCATGTTCAAGTACGACCCACATGCTTTGCGCAAGACCATAGACGATGTGAGCATTCACATTCCGCAAGGTAAGGTGACAGCCATCGTTGGCGCATCTGGCAGTGGAAAGACCACCCTCATCCGTTTGATGCTCGGCTATTATTCTGTCTTGGAGGGGCAAATCAACATAGGAAATACCAACATCAATAAGCTCAACAAGAAATGGTGGCGCAGACAATGTGGCGTTGTCATGCAGGATGGTGTTATCTTCTCGGAGAGTATCGCACGAAACATTGCTGTTGATGATGGTGACATAGACAAGGAGCGGTTGTTGAAAGCAGCCGAGATAGCTTGCATCAAGGATTATGTGATGGCCTTGCCGCTGAAGTTCAATACCAAGATTGGACGTGATGGAGTGGGACTGAGCCAGGGACAGAAACAGCGTATCTTGATAGCAAGAGCGGTGTATAAGAATCCCGACTACATCTTCCTTGACGAGGCGACCAACTCGCTCGATGCCAACAATGAGAGAAACATTGTGGAGAACTTGGATAAATTCTATAAGGGTAAGACTGTCGTGATTGTGGCTCATCGACTGAGTACGGTGAAGAATGCCGACCAAATCGTAGTCATAGACCATGGTAAGGTCGTTGAGGTTGGCAACCATGAGTCTTTGACCGCCAAGCGAGGGGCATACTATAATCTTGTGAAGAATCAGTTGGAATTGGGAAACTAA